The DNA segment ACCGCGCATGCGCAGTGCTGTGTGTGTGACGTGGTTATCCCCGTCATGGCAACATTACTGTACCAGAGAAATGAAATCAGATACGGGCATTGTTAAAACACCAGTAAATAATGAGTATGGAATTCTTAGGACCTGGTACTCTCActgatgttgaggaggaccttgctctaagtgatgataatgttgaagagcatCTGCTTACACAGGAACATTGGCCACGAATTATCTCTactaaatctcataagttgatcactgctggtgcagctcctagtctcatggaccatacccctacctccaacaaacgatgtatggagcatgattcagaTAGTAGTAATGAGCCAACAtcccctgctgctaaaactacaaagtgAGATGCTTCATCCTCTCAAAATGAAGTTCTAAATAGTTCCCTGCCTCGACCTGCTATTCAGAGTATACCTACCCTGGCTACAAAAACTGTTCAACCTGCCCTTGCTCCATgtgctgaatacataaagctcctatttagAGAGAATCCGGGGGTTAATGTGAAGCTTCGCCGGTTATCGGAGGTTACCAAGATGTTCAGCCTCGATCGGGAATTGGCTGAAGTTAAAATGTCTGTGAtcacttctcgatttgtatacatttCGAGGCATTGCCTGGATATCATAAATAGGGTCAAGGGTGGGGAGGTTCTATCACTTGTGTTAGATGCTGTAAACAGACCCCGTAAGTTCCCTACATATGTCATCACTCGATATCCTGTGGATGTAaacccttcattagctaaggaaaTGACGGGAGTACACACTGTACGTCATTTCCTACAGGATGGGAAGTGCATCAATCGTATTGTTattacttggagccacccagatccacCCCCGCCTTTTGTTAACTTCTCTTTCCTCCCTTGTTTACCGTCATGTGAACTACGCAGAATGCCAGACGAAAAGCCATGGTGCTTCAAATACTGgggtatcggtcacatctcacgatactgtgctGCCCCTGAAAAGTGTACATTTTGTGCAGCTGAGCATGACAGTTGGACCTGCCCTCATCGCCCCCCCTGTACCACCCACAGTAGTTGACACTGCCTCGGCATCAACATCACGCTCATTCACTCTACCTACACCAAACACCTCGCATTGGAAATGCCCGAGATGAAATGAGCCTGGAGTCAATGTGTGGCATGTCTGTACCAGACGATCACGCACTGTATCGAACCAGCATATTGCACAATAGCTTCCAATGCCATCAATCAAACCCACCGTTGCTGCCTCCTCACAAGTATCTACACTTCgtaatgctgtagatgtcctcAAGTCTCGGTGTGACTCCCTTACATCACGTTAAGAAGCCATTGAATCACGTTTAGAGAGCACGGACACTCGCATGGACAGTCTTGTAGCCTCCTTTGACCatctaacttctaaatttgctactaATGATACCGCACTACAATCTTTCGTTGAAGCTCAGCAGGTTGTAATCACATCAGTTACTATACTCACTGAGAAACTTGACTCACTTCCTACACGTCTTGAGAGTGTTACTAATCCCCATACAGGACCTTTGCCACATGATACACCACCAATGCATACCCGTGTCACCACTGCCTCTTCATCTAGTCGCCGTTCTTCCAAGGGACATGTTCGATaaccaagtgaagcttaatatcatctcgtggaatggctgtggtattacaaactgggcaaaactttctgcacttaagggaattgtacatagtcaccacccagatgttattctaattcaggaagcttttgttggtaatgctcaGCCAAGGGAAGAAGCTCCCTCGCTCACTGGCTATGTGTCCTACGCCCATTTAGTAAGGCATGGCCTTATCACCTATATACGTACTTCAATCCAGCAtagacttctcccaaactctgaggatgaagatacaacattTCAATTATTTGAGATTACTGTAGGCGGAGGTACCATACGactgtgcaatgtatatgcagctccaggtaggataaatacagccaagcttccagccccaaccctccgtggtatggtttacatgggagattttaatgcCCATCATCCAGATTTGGGAGATCTTGTTGGCACCGTGAACCGCAATGGGGACCTACTTCTAGGATACATTCGTCGAAATCAACTGACTCGCTGGGACACTGGTGGATCTACGCATGCacgaggtggtactttggatcacatcttAACCTGTGGACTTGTACCTTCCCAAGTCAAGTGTGTAATGGTTCCTATgctcttctctgatcacattggtctcAGCATCCATTATTCCCTTCCCGCTACACCTACTCCAATGCACAATCGTACTTGCATCACAATTCCGCCTAAGTACCAGCCTACGTACATTTCATACATGACTAACCTTCTCCCTACATTTGACAACTGTCCTGAGAAATtttactccttacttgttagtaccacacatgctttccacacacGATACATCAGAAAGCCACATATCAGATATTGTGTTGGTGCCATGACACTGGATAATCGAATTTCTTAGGCAGAAAAGAAGGCAatggatgatggccttgcctttatgagacaaccaagtcctgagactctgcaccagtatcaactaccaagagatgatctagttgctctacaaCAATGTGTGcaaacagattcctggcacaaattaacagacagcatcaaccatcaaacaagcatcGGTTCCATGTGAcacctcatcaacaggattgtgaagaagaaacccccaagtgtcctccaccacagtcctgctcagtatgcacaggaccttattaatgagtcacgaaccatcaaccttccagctcatatacaagactctctctcctcacaagaaaaccatcgtgccttacgtctcagttccaccttactgagcagtgatgaagaggacgatgtacccataactaaggaagaaCTATGACGAgccttagcaaggagtaagaagtcagctcccggtgatgatggcatcacctatgcagtcctttgcacactcataaaagtaCCTGGCAACCCTCTCCTCCGGCTCTACAACCTCTCCCTGTCCCTGGAATATGTGCCCCAAGCTtggactcatagtacaattgtaTCCGTTCCCAAGCCCGGCACTGACAAATTTtgtcctatctccctcacctcctgtttctgcaaagtatttgaacgtattctccTGTCACGCCTTATGTTCCGGCAGCAAAATAAGCTTTCGCCTAGAATATACGGCTTCCTACCCCAACaaggaacacatcattgtctcatggagctttacactcgtctctccccaaccagtgttgtagcctttattgatttgaaaagtgcatttgacaTTGCAcatagagacattattttagaccagcttattgattttggaatcaagggaaaccttttgaggtggatacgtggATATCTTCGAAGCAGAGTCTCTCGAGTGCTGTTTAAGGGAGTattgagcactgcaaaggaacgtgaacttggtactccacaaggggagtacttagtccatttttatttaatattctccttCATCGCCTTCTCTCCTTGCTTCCTaatactgataacacaaccatcacttgctacgcggacgatatttgcattcactcaacatctccgtatcacttgcaacgcttcctttcttccttctatgaatcagcatcctcctgtggcCTTATCATCTCCCCtggaaaaagtagaatcttctccccaaggccagcaaGGAATCTACTAGAATTTACAgtggggaacaatgttgtacctttatgcacacaatatatctatTTGGGAGCACCAGTGggaattacaccatccattccagcaagacagagagtacatcccattgttcaagatctgctggccaGGTTACCGCGACGCCTGACCcctctcaagtggcttactaattattcttcaggagtatctatcccagttgccagaaccatatatGTTGCTTTCATCCactcagtgatagattatctttcccctgtactatgtcaactctccagatTAACTCTACAGTtgcttgaaaaattccagaaccaagcaatgagattCATTCTAGGTAgtccagcatccactagaattgtaaacttgcaacacgaactccgtctccctccactcgttgagagaatatactccaatgtcacctacttcagtattaaatgcctgtattaccctcacctgtctcctcactatccaaacatcatcagaacttctctcgatctagatgcacctcgtccacaactacaccaggggggacgtacactagttagtactgtctgttcaagcattcgggggcttgacatcaacattttggcagagaacgtggatcatggtcttgcaccctggcagactcctgtgctggcaatctcttacactccagtctctaagactgacttgcctcaacttcaacaacaacgtgcattggagaccatcgacagactatGCTCGTCCCTCAGTGTAGTCCATCACCTCTACACAGATGGCTCCCTGCAGCAGGATcgcagtgctggatgtgctgttttctccccccttttggaacccccgccagagggctggacaggccatcgcctcccaaagtcatcaagctccaagtattgtgaactacatggacttctagatgcagttattttaatcacacggaccagaaacaacGGCTTTATCATCTGCGACTCTCAAtcagcactccaagccctttcatcacataagccagcataccagcccccggatacacaaatacatagggacctagacatggccaacatgagctcactggtagtgcacttcctatggattccctctcatGTGGGTCTTCTGGCcaacaacaccgttgaccatctcgcaaaggctgcctgtcaactggatcctccagatgctgatgctcccactccatctctcctgtgctgcagaaaaatggtgcgccaagctgctcgctcacctactcatcattgtagtaatgccgagagagccgctagtgtatcaatacagcattacgatcacttctttcctcaccaacacGAGTATCACTgcagtggactcatggttcgtcaaaataacgtggtttgtgcgcgtcttcggctgggttggcgaccagtttggcaggtgactgagcaagatggagttcctcacttctcctcctgtaggttatgtgacgcacctaacgccaacaccctggaacactattgcctggaatgtccacttgttagtgacatattaccccaaagactcacagtagttgatacatgtaaaaacttattgacagataataatttgctcgatgagatcctcataCGCCATCCTCACTTTGATGGATACTGAATAATCAGCTGTTTTGTAATATtaattaaagataggtacaacctacctacgaaatcaaactaaatttaatttgtattccatatgaattcttttgtataacctttaatatatagaagtgagcaatattattttaaatatgtaCTTAATATCTGTcgatactttattttgtattcctttgtataaccttcattatatgctgtagatgtaaacaatactgttttaatatgtacttaaatgtctgtatatactttatttttttttctattctctagGCATAACTtgattacaatgtagatgtaaacaatattactgtgttaccatgtactcaaatgtctgacgccaatgggcgcaataaatttattaaaaaaatctctctctctctctctctctcctctctcctctctcctctctctctctctctctctctctctctctctctctctctctcattggtcccGATTGGATTGAATTTTCTTCTTTGACTTCTAGACTAGTAACAGACAATTAACTTCTCTGACGTTCTGGCGTTATTTTAGAAATTTCCGCTACATGTTTATTTCTGTCTGGAAACATCTGCTTTAGTTTCGTAAGTCTGGGTCCTTCGAGTAAAATTCGATTAGCAGCTCTGCCTCTCTTCTATCGGATCCCAATGGCAGCTTTTTTCCGTAACAGAATTACAAATAGCCTTGTTTACAGGGCAAGTGGAACCTAATTAACCAATAGCTAAATTTCATCTGGTAAATAAGTATAACTCCGTCCATCGTGTCCCTCCGGAGAGTACGAACATGGGCACTGAATTTACACCACCTTGGTACTCGTTATTGACGTCACCAGCTCTTCTTTCTGCTTCCCATTGTTAAAagtgtccgtcgaacacaattgttaccagttaccattgtgaaagaagcgttaatgGCGTCAATAATGAGCACCAAGTGGTGTGTCGGACAGTGCCTGTGTTTGTggagtccgagcttcagacactccgGAGGCGGAGTGGCAGTCCTCTATGGacggagttctacttgtttaccggattaacttcaacttttagaagattaggtatcaccttccctgtaaacatgactagttgtaatcTAGTTaaggaggaaagctgactttgagatagaagagaggctcagttgctaatcgaacatcaaagcaaatgtttacaaagacagaaatgaacgtgtagcagcaataaataaaataacgtcagaacttccgagCAGTGGAATGTCTGTAACGggtttacaagtcgaaaagaatatggaatctataatgggtcattacaaggaagagctatgcaaattggagaaataaaaaaaggtcagaagttggtacagaagacatttgcacaaccaagtTATGGCGTTTTGATATGCCAGTATAGCATAACAAAATCtctttcaattatggacaccgaagtctcatTTGCTCGAAGAAGTATTTGATCGTGAGAAAaataagcaattctctctctctctctctctctctctctctctctctctctctctctctctctctctctctctctctctacgagaacaggggaaactaattttgaacattttatctttatcactgaaacaatttggatttagttaacaaTACATAATCcaaagtatgaccagtctcaaacgttagttatttcttggaataatataggctatatattgcacgtcaataacaataacatcctaagttcactgataggttattttAAACCAGGCATATGTAATTCTGTAATAACTTCAGACATGATTCTGGaaaaaatgcttcctctcatacatgtTTCCTGCTTACTTATAAAAGGATTTAATTTCTCCGATAAACTGTATAAAGCGTTTGagcccatcagtatatagtttttaaagtttgattcataatcaatttgagtttcctttaTATGGGGtgaatggcttctcttttcactCCAACTtagcaactagtccttccatgtaccattccattgttctcaaaagatcagaATAATAATGTTGCATAATTTGATTTATTGGATTatgcttttattttatggtgtactatggttatgatgctccgtacttgaagctgataactactacttgattctcgagcacagattataacactgacataAATAACAAAGATGACAGCAGACATGAGCTTCGGACATTTCTTTCagtctttgtctggtaaaaggagtagaaatcctggtagtcaacttcatctggtaccattttttgttaccatatcaacttccctcatttcaacgcttatgacgtcattctctttcaatttgGATATGataacagtgtttgtccgacagacactgttcgaccgtgtggacgcacctttagatAAATTTatagttaaaggtgtctggtttcagttccagtttcatcagaatagattttCACTAGAACATCAACTGGCCAAGCCCAACCCCCactctggtgcccaaccacagcagtatcctccccaataaacagcttaaactcacggtcccaggttgggatcgatctgctgccccgcgaatgctaggcaaagacgttaccgctgtactagccatGAACCTAATCTTAAAAATGAAAGCCAATTTCTTTAGTtgtagtaatttgaaaaaaaaattagtgtttAAGGAAAAAATTTGCAAGAACAAAATCTGTATTTAAGATCTATTCAATGATTTGTTTCGGTATGTGCGTATAACAGTGCCGTGACTAAAACTAATTCGAAATCGACAGTAAATGTCCTGAT comes from the Palaemon carinicauda isolate YSFRI2023 chromosome 16, ASM3689809v2, whole genome shotgun sequence genome and includes:
- the LOC137655893 gene encoding uncharacterized protein, yielding MCANRFLAQINRQHQPSNKHRFHVTPHQQDCEEETPKCPPPQSCSQNKLSPRIYGFLPQQGTHHCLMELYTRLSPTSVVAFIDLKSAFDIAHRDIILDQLIDFGIKGNLLRGVLSPFLFNILLHRLLSLLPNTDNTTITCYADDICIHSTSPYHLQRFLSSFYESASSCGLIISPGKSRIFSPRPARNLLEFTVGNNVVPLCTQYIYLGAPVGITPSIPARQRVHPIVQDLLARLPRRLTPLKWLTNYSSGVSIPVARTIYVAFIHSVIDYLSPVLCQLSRLTLQLLEKFQNQAMRFILGSPASTRIVNLQHELRLPPLVERIYSNVTYFSIKCLYYPHLSPHYPNIIRTSLDLDAPRPQLHQGGRTLVSTVCSSIRGLDINILAENVDHGLAPWQTPVLAISYTPVSKTDLPQLQQQRALETIDRLCSSLSVVHHLYTDGSLQQDRSAGCAVFSPLLEPPPEGWTGHRLPKSSSSKYCELHGLLDAVILITRTRNNGFIICDSQSALQALSSHKPAYQPPDTQIHRDLDMANMSSLA